GCGACAGTCGGTATTGCCAGTCAGGATCTGGCTTACGACTTGAACGCAGATGGTCTGGTCAATTCAGCAGATCGTAAAATCTGGGTCAACGACCTGAAGAATACCTGGATGGGCGATGCTAACCTGAATGGCGTATTCGACAGTGGTGACTTGGTTACCGTGTTCGCTTCCGCGAAGTACGAAACAGGCCAAGCCGCGACCTGGGGTCAAGGCGACTGGAATGGTGACCAGAAGTTTGATTCTGGTGACTTGGTCGAAGCCTTCAGCAATGCGGGCTACGAAGCAGGTGAGCGACCCGGCGGTCCCAACCCTGTTACGGCAGCGGTTCCTGAACCGTCCAGCATGGTGCTTGCCCTGATCAGCCTCTTTGGACTGATGGGCATCGCGCGTCGAAATCGTTAGTTCGTTGTTTTGAGCAACGACTTATCGTCCAGCAAACCGCCTCGTAACCGAGGCGGTTTTTTTTGACTGCTTCCCTTTCTAATGATTGCAAGCGGCGACTTGCAATTTAACTCTCGAGTCAGCGATCCTCGTTTTTTAGTACAAACCCAAACGGTTGGGCTGGCCCCCATCTTCGGGCCCCCATCTTCGGGCCCCCATCTTTCGCCCAGCCCGGTTGATGTTCGATACACAACTTAGATTTCCTATCTTTCAGCAACCTTGTCTGTTAGGTTGTCAGACGGGTGCAGAATTCAAGCGGCAAAATCGACTTTCGTGTTACAAAACTGGTTCGAAAGAGATATCTAGCGTGCATCGTATCAAACCCAATTACAGTCGGCGTAAATCTTGTCGCACTTTCGCAACCGAACTGCTTGAACCACGAATGGTGTTAGCGTCGGCTCCAATCATCTCAGAGTTCCAAGCCGTCAACCGCTCCACCATGATTGATCAAGATGGAGATTCATCGGATTGGATCGAGCTCCAAAATCCTGGGTCCCAATCCATGAACGTCGGTGGTTGGTTTTTAACGGATGATGCTACCGATTTAACAAAATGGAAATTACCCGCGGTAGACATCGATCCGGGAGACCAGTTACTCATCTTTGCTTCAGCTAAGGATCGCATTGGGCCGTCCGAATTGCACACCAACTTTCGCTTATCCGGTAGCGGCGAATTTTTAGCGCTGGTTCAACCGGATGGTGTGACCATCGCGCAGGATTTCGGGGTTACCTTTCCACCGCAGCGAGAAGATCAATCGTATGGACTGGCACAAGTCCGCAAGCCTACGGTATTGGTGGATGGAAATTCAGCCGTGACATCAATCGTCCCCACTGACGATTCGCTGACCTCCGCATGGACGACTGACACCTTCAACGACGCGAATTGGCTGAAAGGATCCGGAGCTGTCGGTTTTGAGAACCTGCGTCCCGAAACAACGCAGGTGGAAGAATTTGCCACGTCACTCGACTCGGAATGGACGATTGACCTGCCTCAGGGAACCGAGGCAACCGTCGAAGTCTCTGCTGGAAGCCTCAACTTCTCAGTGCCCACTGATCAGAATACCTCGTTCGATGCACGCGGTCTCGCACCGATCGCTTACCGGGACCTCCCTGTTCCCGACGCGACCCAATGGGAATGGATTGCCAACATTGAGAAGGTTAAACCGGGCGACCGGAGCTCGGTCGGCATCATGATCTACGATGGCTCAACCGGCAAACCGGCCCTCATGCTGGAACAGTCGATCCGACGTAAGTTTAGCTTTCTAAGCGGCGGTACGGAATTTGGGTGGTCACAAAAACAGCAAGGAAACTTTTGGCTGCGATTGTCACGTGATGAGGCTGCAAAAACCTGGACCGCGTCCGCTAAGTTGACTGAGACAGATCCTTGGAATGTAATCGCCACGGTCACCGATGGAACCTTTGAAGGACCGGTGGTCTCCGAGCCGAAACTTGCGCTTTTCGCTCGAACACCCGTCGGCACAATCGACGCGAAGTTTCTCTCGGTCCAGTTCGTCGCCGCAGCCCAGCGGCCCACCTATGATGCACTTATCGGACTGGACATCGGCCCAAGCATGTCGAACACGAACCCTTCGGCTTACCTGCGATATGCCTTTCAACTCGATGGTGATCCAAATCGCTTTGATGTGCTCAGTCTTGGCGCACGCTATGACGATGGTTTCAAGGCCTACTTAAACGGTGACGAAGTCACGTCGGTCAATGCTCCTATCAGTTCTGACTGGAATTCCAGCGCAGCGAGTCAACATGGTGCTATCTTCAACAAGATCCCCTTAGAGCAATTTGACCTCACCGATTCATCAGGACTGCTGCGGAAAGGTGAGAATGTACTGGCGATCCATGGCATGAATGTTTCGGCCGACGATCCAGACTTTTTCTTTCAAGGAGGACTCGTTGCCAGCGAAGTTTTAAACTCCGAGAGCCGATTTTTCACTACACCAACACCCAACGATCCCAATCAGTTGCCGAGCGCGAGCGAACCTGATTCGGTAGACTCAGACGGTCTCTTTTTTGGATCGCAAACAGTGGAACTCAAGCTACCAGACGGTAGCCCGCCGACGCTCCAAATTCGATACACGCTGGATGGTAGCGATCCAACCGAGGATTCGACTTTGTACTGGGGGCCCTTCACATTCACCGATTCCACCTTGCTCCAGGCAAGAACGTTCGACACGCTACCCTCACCCAATTTCCGACCGAGTCGTGTCATGTCCAAGACATACATTGCGCTCGACGAAACGCTACGCGAACGCACTTCGAATCTCCCTTTGGTAGTGATTGATACGTTGAGTCAAGCAATCCCTGCGACCACGACAAATGATCTGCGTAGGGCCGGTGTTGTAATCCTAGACGTCAACGGCGCGACTGACGAGTCGTCACTGAAGGATGGAATCGTCGATTATTTAGGAAGAGGTGGTATTCGCCGACGTGGATCGAGCACGGGGGGGCAGCCTAAACCTCAGTTAGCTTTTGAATCATGGGGCCCAGGCGGTACGAACCGCGATGATGATTTCGATGCCAGTCTCTTGGGCATGTCGGCAGAAAGTGATTGGGTACTCCACGCACCGTTCGGTGGTGACCCGATTTTCATGCGCAATGCAATGGGATTTGCGTTTGGCAATCAGATGGGTCGTTGGGCCCCGCAGACGCGCCCCGTCGAAGTCTACCTCAACGACGATGGCGGCAGTGTATCAGACAGCCACTACGTGGGTGTTTACGTCTTGATGGAAAAAATCAAACCTGGACCAGGCCGACTCGATATCGAAGAGATTGGCCCGCTGGCCCATCAGACGCCCGACATTTCCGGCGGATACATTTGGAAAGTCGATCGCACCGATCCCGACGCGCCTGCCTTTGACGCCGGTGGCCAACCCCTGAACTGGGTGTATCCCGAAAGCCCGCTGTCACTCACGACAGACCCTGAACGCAAGGCTACCGAGCAACAGCAACAATGGGTCGTCGATCAATTCAACGCCCTTCAACAAACACTGCTGCGGCCTGACATCAATGATCCCGATGGCTATGCCAAGTTCATTGACGTTGATGCATGGATTGACTATCACTTGGCACAAGTGGTGATGTACAACGCAGACGCGTTGAGCTTAAGTATTTTCTACCACAAAGATCGCAATGACAAGATTGCTGCCGGACCGCTTTGGGATTTGAATCTGACTGCCGAATCGACCCGCACCGATGATGACGATCCCACGCGATGGCGTACCGGTGCCAATTTTTTCGAGGTCAGTTGGTGGAAAGACTTATTTCGCGATCCAGGATTCTGGCAACAGTATATCGACCGCTGGCAGATGTGGCGGCAGTCGGTTTTCTCCGACACCAACATCAGCAACGTGATCTCTGAATTGGCACAACAAATTGGCGATGCCTCCGACCGCAACGCGGTTCGCTGGCCAAACAACGCGTTTCGTGAAACCAGCGGGTACAACTCAGGGTTCCTGGATGGCAGCTTCCAAGGTGAAGTCGATCACATGCGCCATTGGATGTTTGCTCGTACGCGCTTCCTGGATGACCTTTTCTCGGCTGCTCCGAAAATCCAGATTGATGGCAGCGCGCTTGGCAAACTACCAGGCGTCCAACTGACCAGCGGTCAATCCGTTGAGATTTCCAGCGCACCGATCGTAGTGCCCGTCGATACCAAACTTGTTTCGGGTGTGCCGGGTGAAAGCGTCGCCAGCTATCTCGTCCCAACCAACGATGATCTGACTGATCAGTGGACTCTGCCAGATTTCGACGACGCTGACTGGCAACGAGGTCCAACAGGTCTTGGATTCGATGAAAACGGCGACCTGAGTGAATGGATTCGGACCGAAGTCGATCCCCGAGCCGTGCAGGACGGAGCCACAAATATTCTGGCTCGTATTCCTTTTGAGATTTCAAACCTGGCCGATCTGGAAGGAAAACGACTAATCTTGCGCATGAAATTCGACGACGCCTACGCCGCCTATTTGAATGGTGTACGGGTTAGCGCCGTTAAACTTAAAAACAACGAACTTACGTGGAACGCGCGAGGAACCAATCAGAAGGACGAGGAAGCGATGCAGTTTCAGGAGATCGATGTCACCAGACATCACGAGCTGCTCGTGCAAGGAACCAATCTACTCGCGCTCCGCGTTCTCAATTCATCGGCCAGTTCCAACGAAATGCTGCTCTTGCCAGAACTGGTCGCGCAGGAGCTGACCTTCGAGACAAATCCCACAGCCAAGGTGTATTACACCGTGGATGGAACCGATCCGCGCGGTGCTGACGGGCATCCAAGCGCTACGGCAATCGAATCGAAACCAGGGCAACCCTTGACAATCGAAGCAAATACACGCTTCATTGCGAGAACCTTGGATCCGTCTGATCGAGGCGAAGAGGCGACCATCGTCCTGTCGGATTGGAGCGAGACGGTGCAATATGACTTGGTGGTCACCTCGTCGCCGCTCGTAATTTCAGAAATCAACTACAACCCAACCGATCCGAGTGATTTCGAGTTAGTCAACAGTCCTGACAATGACGGTGACGGCGCGAAGGACTGGACGAGCGAAGATTTTGAATTTATCGAAATCTACAACCCTAGCACCAACCCAGCCGACCTGGTGGGCGTTGCCTTGACGGCAGGCGTCGA
The sequence above is drawn from the Pirellulaceae bacterium genome and encodes:
- a CDS encoding lamin tail domain-containing protein, whose product is MHRIKPNYSRRKSCRTFATELLEPRMVLASAPIISEFQAVNRSTMIDQDGDSSDWIELQNPGSQSMNVGGWFLTDDATDLTKWKLPAVDIDPGDQLLIFASAKDRIGPSELHTNFRLSGSGEFLALVQPDGVTIAQDFGVTFPPQREDQSYGLAQVRKPTVLVDGNSAVTSIVPTDDSLTSAWTTDTFNDANWLKGSGAVGFENLRPETTQVEEFATSLDSEWTIDLPQGTEATVEVSAGSLNFSVPTDQNTSFDARGLAPIAYRDLPVPDATQWEWIANIEKVKPGDRSSVGIMIYDGSTGKPALMLEQSIRRKFSFLSGGTEFGWSQKQQGNFWLRLSRDEAAKTWTASAKLTETDPWNVIATVTDGTFEGPVVSEPKLALFARTPVGTIDAKFLSVQFVAAAQRPTYDALIGLDIGPSMSNTNPSAYLRYAFQLDGDPNRFDVLSLGARYDDGFKAYLNGDEVTSVNAPISSDWNSSAASQHGAIFNKIPLEQFDLTDSSGLLRKGENVLAIHGMNVSADDPDFFFQGGLVASEVLNSESRFFTTPTPNDPNQLPSASEPDSVDSDGLFFGSQTVELKLPDGSPPTLQIRYTLDGSDPTEDSTLYWGPFTFTDSTLLQARTFDTLPSPNFRPSRVMSKTYIALDETLRERTSNLPLVVIDTLSQAIPATTTNDLRRAGVVILDVNGATDESSLKDGIVDYLGRGGIRRRGSSTGGQPKPQLAFESWGPGGTNRDDDFDASLLGMSAESDWVLHAPFGGDPIFMRNAMGFAFGNQMGRWAPQTRPVEVYLNDDGGSVSDSHYVGVYVLMEKIKPGPGRLDIEEIGPLAHQTPDISGGYIWKVDRTDPDAPAFDAGGQPLNWVYPESPLSLTTDPERKATEQQQQWVVDQFNALQQTLLRPDINDPDGYAKFIDVDAWIDYHLAQVVMYNADALSLSIFYHKDRNDKIAAGPLWDLNLTAESTRTDDDDPTRWRTGANFFEVSWWKDLFRDPGFWQQYIDRWQMWRQSVFSDTNISNVISELAQQIGDASDRNAVRWPNNAFRETSGYNSGFLDGSFQGEVDHMRHWMFARTRFLDDLFSAAPKIQIDGSALGKLPGVQLTSGQSVEISSAPIVVPVDTKLVSGVPGESVASYLVPTNDDLTDQWTLPDFDDADWQRGPTGLGFDENGDLSEWIRTEVDPRAVQDGATNILARIPFEISNLADLEGKRLILRMKFDDAYAAYLNGVRVSAVKLKNNELTWNARGTNQKDEEAMQFQEIDVTRHHELLVQGTNLLALRVLNSSASSNEMLLLPELVAQELTFETNPTAKVYYTVDGTDPRGADGHPSATAIESKPGQPLTIEANTRFIARTLDPSDRGEEATIVLSDWSETVQYDLVVTSSPLVISEINYNPTDPSDFELVNSPDNDGDGAKDWTSEDFEFIEIYNPSTNPADLVGVALTAGVDFDFTSSATALAAGHYGLVVRNQQAFETRYGSDHNILGQYEGRLDNNGEQLQLEDGAGTLLFAVDYNDSDPWPVAADGVGATLEFIDPNVSLPQQNKYYAWRSSRGANGSPGSPGQAAASIVINEILANTGEQADLTDAIELFNPTNSAIDISRWQLSDSVRDLRKFKIPDATILEPGQYIVFDEADFNPTPATPDPNHFRLSGIQGDDVWLTITDDQGQITMFVDDVHFRATSSGDSLARFPNGSGRLAPTTGNTLGTENADPRPAAVVVSEFNYAPHLPSEAALTIDPTLSRSDLEFIEVDNQTDVTVDMMNWQIQGGVDFKFDDGTMLTVNQPMIVVKFDPNDPKNARRLAAFRTHYQLDDDAPIVGGYAGQLNNSGDQIVLLRSQPLQIDRPDLSTLVQEDEVLFDDLAPWPENAAGTGNSLQRLGLESYGNDSRSWISDSPSPASRTELRGDFDHNRLIDAADIDLLFAAINAGLPDTDLDLTGDKIVNDDDRDVMVKEILGTHYGDANLDGLFNSTDLVSVFQASTYEDHLPQNATWESGDWNADGEFDSSDLVLAFQDGGYVRGAFLRDLNRPSALVEPKQPR